In Leopardus geoffroyi isolate Oge1 chromosome D1, O.geoffroyi_Oge1_pat1.0, whole genome shotgun sequence, a single window of DNA contains:
- the CHRM1 gene encoding muscarinic acetylcholine receptor M1, with amino-acid sequence MNTSAPPAVSPNITVLAPGKGPWQVAFIGITTGLLSLATVTGNLLVLISFKVNTELKTVNNYFLLSLACADLIIGTFSMNLYTTYLLMGHWALGTLACDLWLALDYVASNASVMNLLLISFDRYFSVTRPLSYRAKRTPRRAALMIGLAWLVSFILWAPAILFWQYLVGERTVLAGQCYIQFLSQPIITFGTAMAAFYLPVTVMCTLYWRIYRETENRARELAALQGSETPGKGGGSSSSSERSQRGTEGSPETPPGRCCRCCRAPRLLQAYSWKEEEEEDEGSMESLTSSEGEEPGSEVVIKMPMVDPEAQAPAKQPPRSSPNTVKRPTRKGRERAGKGQKPRGKEQLAKRKTFSLVKEKKAARTLSAILLAFILTWTPYNIMVLVSTFCKNCVPETLWELGYWLCYVNSTINPMCYALCNKAFRDTFRLLLLCRWDKRRWRKIPKRPGSVHRTPSRQC; translated from the coding sequence ATGAATACCTCGGCCCCACCCGCCGTCAGCCCCAACATCACGGTTCTGGCACCGGGAAAGGGTCCCTGGCAAGTGGCCTTCATTGGGATCACCACAGGCCTCCTGTCACTGGCCACAGTGACGGGCAACCTGCTGGTCCTCATCTCCTTCAAGGTCAACACTGAGCTCAAGACAGTCAACAACTACTTCCTGCTCAGCCTGGCCTGTGCCGACCTCATCATCGGTACCTTCTCCATGAACCTCTATACCACGTACCTGCTCATGGGCCACTGGGCTCTGGGCACACTGGCCTGCGACCTCTGGCTGGCCCTGGACTACGTGGCTAGCAATGCCTCCGTCATGAACCTGCTGCTCATCAGTTTCGACCGCTACTTCTCCGTGACCCGGCCCCTGAGCTATCGAGCCAAGCGCACGCCCCGCCGGGCGGCCCTGATGATCGGCCTGGCCTGGCTGGTTTCCTTCATCCTCTGGGCCCCAGCCATCCTCTTCTGGCAGTACCTGGTAGGGGAGCGGACGGTGCTGGCCGGGCAGTGCTACATCCAGTTCCTGTCCCAGCCCATCATCACCTTTGGCACAGCCATGGCCGCCTTCTACCTCCCCGTCACGGTCATGTGCACGCTCTACTGGCGCATCTACCGGGAGACGGAGAACCGGGCCCGGGAGCTGGCGGCCCTGCAGGGCTCTGAGACGCCCGGTAAGgggggcggcagcagcagcagctcggAGCGGTCCCAGCGGGGGACCGAGGGCTCACCAGAGACCCCTCCGGGGCGCTGCTGTCGCTGTTGCCGGGCCCCCAGGCTGCTGCAGGCCTACagctggaaggaagaagaggaagaggacgAAGGCTCCATGGAGTCCCTCACGTCCTCGGAGGGTGAGGAGCCTGGCTCCGAGGTGGTGATCAAGATGCCCATGGTGGACCCCGAGGCGCAGGCCCCCGCCAAGCAGCCCCCCCGGAGCTCCCCCAATACGGTCAAGAGGCCCACCCGGAAGGGGCGTGAGCGAGCAGGCAAGGGCCAGAAGCCCCGCGGGAAGGAGCAGCTGGCCAAGAGGAAGACCTTCTCGTTGGTCAAGGAGAAGAAGGCGGCTCGGACCCTGAGTGCCATTCTGCTGGCCTTCATCCTCACCTGGACACCATACAACATCATGGTGCTGGTATCCACCTTCTGCAAGAACTGCGTTCCCGAGACCCTGTGGGAGCTGGGCTACTGGCTGTGCTATGTCAACAGCACCATCAACCCCATGTGCTACGCACTCTGCAACAAAGCCTTCCGGGACACCTTCCGCCTGCTGCTGCTCTGCCGCTGGGACAAGCGTCGCTGGCGCAAGATCCCCAAGCGCCCCGGTTCCGTGCACCGCACCCCCTCCCGCCAATGCTGA